A genomic region of Pseudomonas migulae contains the following coding sequences:
- a CDS encoding NAD(P)H-dependent oxidoreductase encodes MNVLILHAHPEPQSFTAALRDQAVQTLEAQGHEVQVSDLYAMNWNPVASAEDFSDRDNPDYLVYALEQRLGVKTKSLAPDIQQELDKLLWADLLILNFPIYWFSMPAILKGWIDRVLVSGVCYGGKRFYDQGGLAGKKALVTVTLGGREHMFGDGAIHGPLEDMLRPLLRGTLAYVGLDVLPPFVAWHVPYISAEAREQFLVDYRQRLDNLEQDSPLVFPRLAQFDEALYPLR; translated from the coding sequence ATGAATGTACTGATTCTTCATGCCCATCCCGAGCCGCAGTCGTTTACAGCTGCGTTGCGCGATCAGGCGGTGCAGACCCTGGAGGCTCAGGGGCACGAAGTGCAGGTCTCCGACCTCTACGCGATGAACTGGAACCCTGTCGCCAGCGCCGAGGACTTCTCTGACCGGGATAACCCTGACTATCTGGTGTACGCACTCGAACAGCGTCTGGGCGTGAAGACCAAAAGTCTCGCCCCGGACATTCAGCAGGAGCTCGACAAGCTGTTGTGGGCCGACTTATTGATCCTCAATTTCCCGATCTACTGGTTCTCGATGCCGGCGATCCTGAAAGGCTGGATCGACCGGGTGCTGGTGTCCGGCGTCTGTTACGGCGGCAAGCGTTTCTACGATCAGGGCGGCCTCGCGGGGAAGAAAGCGCTGGTCACCGTGACGCTCGGCGGACGCGAGCACATGTTCGGCGACGGCGCGATTCATGGCCCGCTGGAAGACATGCTGCGACCCCTGTTGCGTGGCACGCTGGCGTACGTCGGACTCGACGTGTTGCCGCCGTTCGTGGCGTGGCATGTGCCGTACATCAGCGCCGAGGCCCGCGAGCAGTTTCTGGTGGATTACCGTCAGCGCCTGGACAACCTTGAGCAGGATTCGCCGCTGGTCTTCCCTCGTCTGGCGCAGTTCGACGAGGCGTTGTATCCCCTGCGCTGA
- a CDS encoding TetR family transcriptional regulator C-terminal domain-containing protein — translation MAEEARFLRMDPELRKANLVAATLTCLKKYGFVGTSIRKICAEAGVSVGLISHHYAGKDELVADAYLHITGQVMGLLRESVASAGDGARQHLSAFFEASFSPRMLDPELLEAWLAFWGAVKTADAINRAHDHSYGEYRTIMGDALRLLAQEEGWEAFDSGLAAIGLSALLDGLWLECGLNPSTFTPAQGVQICEAWVDGLQMGGYQRFSQT, via the coding sequence ATGGCCGAGGAAGCGCGTTTTTTGCGTATGGACCCCGAGTTGCGCAAGGCCAATCTGGTGGCCGCAACGCTGACGTGTCTGAAGAAGTACGGTTTTGTCGGCACCTCGATCCGCAAGATTTGCGCCGAGGCCGGCGTGTCGGTGGGGTTGATCAGTCATCACTACGCCGGCAAGGATGAGCTGGTGGCCGATGCCTATCTGCACATTACCGGGCAGGTGATGGGTTTGCTGCGCGAGTCGGTGGCGAGCGCGGGCGATGGCGCGCGACAACACCTGTCAGCGTTCTTCGAAGCGTCGTTTTCCCCGCGCATGCTCGACCCCGAACTGCTCGAAGCCTGGCTGGCGTTCTGGGGCGCGGTGAAAACCGCCGACGCGATCAACCGTGCGCACGATCATTCTTATGGCGAGTACCGAACCATCATGGGCGATGCCTTGAGGTTGCTGGCGCAGGAGGAGGGCTGGGAGGCGTTCGACAGCGGTCTGGCCGCGATCGGATTGAGCGCTTTGCTCGACGGTTTGTGGCTGGAATGCGGGCTCAACCCCAGCACGTTCACCCCGGCCCAGGGCGTGCAGATCTGCGAGGCATGGGTCGATGGCCTGCAAATGGGCGGGTATCAGCGGTTTAGTCAAACGTGA
- a CDS encoding YbdD/YjiX family protein, whose product MFRKLQHAAKLLSQSTRLMVGVPDYDNYVAQMALNHPGEPVMSYSAFFRERQEARYGKRSCTTRCC is encoded by the coding sequence ATGTTCCGTAAACTGCAGCATGCCGCCAAGCTCCTCAGCCAAAGCACGCGCCTGATGGTGGGCGTTCCGGATTACGACAACTACGTGGCGCAGATGGCGCTGAATCATCCCGGCGAGCCGGTCATGAGTTATTCGGCGTTCTTTCGCGAACGTCAGGAAGCGCGCTACGGCAAGCGCAGCTGCACGACGCGGTGCTGCTGA
- a CDS encoding acyl-CoA dehydrogenase family protein, producing MNFQLTQEQDMLVESVRSFVERELLPHEDAVDRADAVPPELAAQIRAKAIAAGFYAFNMPEEVGGGGLDYLSQALIERELSKVSWALHVFVARPSKILMACTGAQIEDYLLPCVRGEKVDCFALTEPGAGSDANAIKTRAVRDGDDFVLNGSKHFISHAGHADFAIVFAVTDTYEHNGRQRNAVTSFLVDRDTPGMTIRRGPKCVSNRGYHTSEIFFDDCRVPASKVLGEVGKGWDVANAWLTAGRVMVAANCVGQAQRALDVSLQWAADRKQFGHAIGTYQGISFKLADMATEIRAAELLALHAAWKMDQGTMTDGEAGMAKLFASEVLGRAADQAVQIFGGMGLMDESPVERIWRNARIERIWEGTSEIQRHIISRELLRPLLR from the coding sequence ATGAATTTTCAACTGACCCAAGAGCAGGACATGCTGGTTGAGTCCGTGCGCAGCTTCGTCGAAAGAGAACTGCTGCCCCACGAAGACGCCGTCGACCGCGCCGATGCCGTGCCGCCGGAACTGGCTGCGCAGATTCGCGCAAAGGCGATTGCCGCCGGTTTTTATGCGTTCAACATGCCCGAGGAAGTCGGCGGCGGAGGGCTCGATTACCTGTCACAGGCGTTGATCGAGCGTGAGCTGTCCAAGGTGTCCTGGGCGCTGCACGTGTTCGTCGCGCGTCCGTCGAAAATTCTCATGGCTTGCACGGGTGCGCAGATCGAGGACTACCTGCTGCCGTGTGTGCGCGGGGAAAAGGTCGATTGTTTCGCCCTTACCGAGCCGGGCGCCGGTTCCGACGCCAATGCGATCAAGACCCGCGCCGTGCGTGACGGCGATGATTTCGTGCTCAACGGCAGCAAGCATTTCATCAGCCACGCCGGCCATGCCGACTTCGCCATCGTGTTCGCGGTGACGGACACCTACGAGCACAACGGCCGCCAGCGCAACGCCGTGACGTCCTTCCTGGTCGACCGCGACACGCCGGGCATGACCATTCGCCGTGGCCCCAAATGCGTCAGTAACCGCGGTTACCACACCAGCGAAATCTTCTTCGACGACTGCCGCGTTCCAGCCTCCAAAGTGCTCGGTGAAGTCGGCAAGGGCTGGGACGTGGCCAACGCCTGGCTGACGGCCGGGCGGGTGATGGTCGCCGCCAATTGCGTCGGCCAGGCGCAACGGGCACTGGACGTGTCGCTGCAATGGGCGGCCGACCGCAAACAGTTCGGCCATGCCATCGGCACCTATCAGGGTATCTCGTTCAAACTCGCGGACATGGCCACCGAAATCCGTGCCGCCGAACTGCTGGCCCTGCACGCGGCCTGGAAAATGGATCAGGGCACCATGACCGACGGCGAGGCCGGCATGGCCAAGCTGTTCGCCAGTGAAGTGCTGGGCCGCGCGGCGGATCAGGCGGTGCAGATTTTCGGCGGCATGGGCCTGATGGACGAAAGCCCGGTGGAGCGCATCTGGCGCAACGCACGGATCGAGCGGATCTGGGAAGGCACTTCAGAGATCCAGCGCCACATCATTTCCCGCGAGTTGCTGCGGCCACTGCTGCGCTGA
- a CDS encoding winged helix-turn-helix domain-containing protein, translated as MMPCVLMVSDDPLNREQWRAALTPQGYELHCADTVDQAEACLNRFPVGLVLLDAQLPDALTLTRQWRERSEVGIILLGNDAERLPALECGADDYLIQPWVPRELIARARNLLRRVHHAQPLAHPDAHLKRFADWTLDTDRRRLKACDGRETLLSHGEFQLLNVFIRNSGHTLSRDQLMDQLRNREWLPNDRSIDVLVGRLRRKLHDDPAEPELIITIHGAGYLFTAGASLAA; from the coding sequence GTGATGCCGTGCGTGCTGATGGTGAGTGACGATCCGCTGAACCGGGAGCAATGGCGTGCTGCGCTGACCCCGCAAGGGTATGAGTTGCATTGCGCCGACACCGTCGATCAGGCCGAGGCTTGCCTGAATCGTTTCCCGGTCGGGCTGGTGTTGCTCGATGCGCAGTTGCCGGACGCCTTGACCCTGACGCGCCAATGGCGCGAGCGTTCGGAGGTCGGGATTATCCTGCTCGGCAATGACGCCGAGCGTCTCCCGGCGTTGGAGTGCGGCGCCGACGATTACCTGATTCAACCCTGGGTCCCACGGGAATTGATAGCACGCGCCCGCAACCTGTTGCGTCGGGTGCACCACGCCCAGCCGCTCGCACACCCCGATGCGCACCTCAAGCGTTTTGCCGACTGGACGCTCGACACCGACCGCCGTCGTCTGAAGGCCTGCGACGGGCGCGAAACCCTGCTCAGCCACGGCGAGTTCCAGTTGCTCAACGTGTTCATCCGCAACAGTGGCCACACCCTGAGCCGCGACCAGTTGATGGACCAGTTGCGCAACCGCGAATGGCTGCCCAACGACCGCTCCATCGATGTGCTGGTGGGACGTCTGCGCCGCAAGCTGCATGACGACCCGGCCGAACCGGAGCTGATCATCACCATTCATGGGGCAGGTTATCTGTTCACCGCCGGTGCATCGCTGGCGGCTTGA
- a CDS encoding 5-guanidino-2-oxopentanoate decarboxylase, translated as MSSQSTPQPPSSTLTGGQALVRLLANYGVDTVFGIPGVHTLELYRGLPGSGIRHVLTRHEQGAGFMADGYARVSGKPGVCFIITGPGVTNAATAIGQAYADSIPMLVISSVNHTASLGKGWGCLHETQDQRAITAPITAFSAVALSTDDLPELVARAFAVFDSERPRPVHISVPLDVLAGAISRDWSADVVRRPGRGLPEATALDEAARRLQHAKRPMIIAGGGALAAGAELQALSERLAAPLFTSVAGKGLLAPDAPLNAGSSLCVEPGWDLIAQADVVLAVGTEMADTDYWRERLPLSGEVIRVDIDSRKFNDFYPCAVALHGDARQTLAALLTRVPAEARDSTEAVAAVAGLKAAIRTGHGELQTIHQRILDRITAAMPADTFISSDMTQLAYTGNYAFASQNIRSWLHPTGYGTLGYGLPAGIGGKFGAPQRPGLVLVGDGGFLYTAQELATAVEELDSPLVVLLWNNDALGQIRDDMLSLDIEPVGVLPRNPDFVLLAKAFGCTVHEPQSLDQLERDLRRGFAHPGVTLIELKHACACQ; from the coding sequence ATGAGCTCACAATCGACCCCGCAACCTCCATCCTCGACCCTCACCGGCGGCCAGGCCCTGGTGCGATTGCTGGCGAATTACGGCGTCGACACCGTGTTCGGCATTCCCGGCGTGCACACCCTCGAGCTGTATCGCGGCTTGCCCGGCAGCGGCATCCGGCATGTGCTGACCCGCCACGAACAGGGCGCCGGGTTCATGGCTGACGGCTATGCCCGGGTCAGCGGCAAACCGGGCGTGTGCTTCATCATTACCGGCCCCGGCGTGACCAACGCGGCGACCGCCATCGGCCAGGCTTACGCCGACTCGATTCCGATGCTGGTGATTTCCAGCGTCAACCACACCGCCAGCCTCGGCAAAGGCTGGGGTTGCCTGCATGAAACCCAGGATCAACGGGCGATCACCGCCCCCATCACCGCGTTTTCGGCGGTGGCGTTGAGCACCGACGATTTGCCCGAACTGGTCGCCCGCGCCTTTGCCGTGTTCGACAGCGAACGGCCAAGGCCGGTGCACATTTCGGTGCCGCTGGATGTGCTGGCGGGCGCGATCAGCCGTGACTGGAGCGCCGACGTGGTGCGCCGTCCGGGCCGTGGTCTGCCGGAAGCCACAGCACTGGATGAAGCCGCCCGACGCCTGCAACACGCCAAGCGTCCGATGATTATTGCCGGCGGCGGGGCATTGGCGGCGGGTGCCGAGTTGCAAGCCTTGAGCGAACGCCTCGCCGCGCCACTGTTCACCAGTGTCGCCGGCAAAGGTCTGCTGGCACCGGACGCGCCGTTGAATGCCGGCTCCAGCCTGTGCGTTGAGCCCGGTTGGGACTTGATCGCGCAAGCGGACGTGGTGCTGGCCGTCGGCACCGAAATGGCCGACACCGATTACTGGCGCGAGCGCCTGCCGCTGAGCGGCGAGGTGATCCGGGTCGATATCGATTCGCGCAAGTTCAACGATTTCTATCCGTGTGCCGTCGCCTTGCACGGCGATGCCCGGCAAACCCTCGCCGCGTTACTGACGCGGGTGCCGGCCGAGGCACGGGATTCGACTGAAGCCGTGGCCGCGGTCGCCGGTTTGAAAGCCGCGATCCGAACCGGTCACGGTGAATTGCAAACGATCCATCAACGTATCCTGGACCGCATCACCGCCGCGATGCCCGCCGACACGTTCATCAGCAGCGACATGACCCAACTGGCCTACACCGGCAACTACGCGTTCGCCAGCCAGAATATCCGCAGCTGGTTGCATCCCACCGGCTACGGCACGTTGGGCTACGGCTTGCCCGCGGGGATCGGCGGGAAATTCGGCGCACCGCAACGGCCCGGCCTGGTGCTGGTGGGTGACGGCGGCTTTCTCTACACCGCGCAGGAACTGGCCACCGCCGTCGAAGAACTGGACAGCCCGCTGGTGGTGCTGCTCTGGAACAACGACGCATTGGGGCAGATTCGCGACGACATGCTCAGCCTCGATATCGAACCGGTGGGCGTGCTGCCGCGCAATCCGGATTTTGTACTGCTGGCCAAAGCGTTCGGCTGCACCGTGCACGAGCCGCAAAGCCTCGATCAACTGGAGCGCGATTTGCGCCGTGGTTTTGCCCATCCTGGCGTCACCCTGATCGAGCTCAAGCACGCCTGTGCTTGCCAATAA
- a CDS encoding LysR family transcriptional regulator — protein MELRHLRYFLMVAEEQHFTRAAVRLNMQQPPLSQQIRALESELGFDLFRRHPKGVDLTPGGVIFLQEARDILNRVEDAARRSAKAAQGYEGALSIGFTSSAAAHPLIPSIIRAYREAYPGVSLLLNEGSARELTDDLVQRKLDIGILRAPVGQPQDMTFYQLLEEDMLLVLPVGHPLLGRSRKQKGDGEVPMPVISIKHLADEPFILVRRSGATGMYSKLIEACENAGFTPKIAFEVERMLTNISLVAAGAGVSVVPASMNGFHRESVVYCRLNARPRLVAPITLICRGEEEGPVLSNFINLAKRIAQSRAT, from the coding sequence ATGGAACTCCGACACCTGCGTTATTTCCTGATGGTTGCCGAGGAGCAGCATTTCACTCGGGCCGCCGTCCGCCTGAACATGCAGCAGCCGCCGCTCAGCCAGCAGATCCGTGCGCTGGAAAGCGAGTTGGGGTTCGACCTGTTCCGGCGTCACCCCAAGGGCGTTGACCTGACCCCCGGCGGGGTGATTTTCCTGCAGGAGGCGCGGGACATTCTCAATCGCGTCGAAGACGCTGCACGGCGTTCAGCCAAGGCGGCCCAGGGCTACGAAGGCGCGCTGTCGATCGGCTTCACCAGTTCGGCCGCCGCGCATCCGTTGATCCCCAGCATCATTCGCGCCTACCGCGAGGCGTATCCGGGCGTCAGCCTGTTGCTGAACGAAGGCAGTGCCCGGGAGCTGACCGACGATCTGGTTCAACGCAAGCTCGACATCGGTATCCTTCGCGCCCCCGTGGGCCAGCCGCAGGACATGACGTTCTATCAGTTGCTCGAAGAAGACATGTTGCTGGTACTGCCGGTGGGGCATCCGCTGTTGGGCCGTTCGCGTAAACAGAAGGGGGATGGCGAGGTGCCGATGCCCGTCATATCGATCAAGCACCTGGCGGACGAGCCGTTCATCCTCGTGCGACGCAGCGGTGCCACGGGTATGTATTCGAAGCTGATCGAGGCCTGTGAGAACGCAGGCTTCACGCCGAAAATCGCTTTCGAAGTCGAACGAATGCTCACCAACATCAGTCTGGTGGCGGCCGGTGCCGGCGTTTCCGTGGTGCCGGCGTCGATGAACGGGTTTCATCGTGAGTCCGTGGTGTATTGCCGCCTCAACGCCCGACCACGGCTGGTCGCGCCGATTACCCTGATCTGTCGGGGGGAGGAGGAGGGGCCGGTCCTGAGTAACTTTATCAATCTGGCAAAACGCATCGCGCAGAGCCGGGCTACGTGA
- a CDS encoding acetate--CoA ligase family protein, with translation MSIRDNLKRLLAPRHLAFVGGRSMARALKRCADGGFQGQMWLVNPQHASLEGVPCVASIDDLPCGPDGVFIATNRELTLNCVAELAAKGAGGAICYASGFAETGEQGLALQEQLLHAAGDMALLGPNCYGLLDYLHGVALWPVAHGGKVVEKGVAILTQSGNFAYNLSMSDRSLPLAYMASVGNQAQLGVAELMDVLLDEPRVTAIGLHLEGLKNVPGFARVAHKALEKGIPVIALKTGVSQIGAELALSHTSSLAGSDALYDSLFERLGVIRVSGPVSFVETLKAAACGNLPAGPSLIALACSGGDAGLIADYAERNHLTLPKLDDSQRAELAQVLPSYANLVNPLDFTTAIWGDRDALEKMLETALSTPADAALLVLDYPAEFTGERKECDLLLELYCDLLERHGKTGFVSSAFPELLPATARERLHARGVAALQGIEDGLAAWSRIAHYRARREALLADGESALAPICPAVSVASGRLLDEWQSKQALRAFGLPLPEARLCRPEQALDEARSLGYPLVLKVVSADLPHKTEAGGVALNLKDEAGLNAALDSMRSNLARHAPGLAFDQVLLERMASPPLAELIVGIKRETGFGLALVIGAGGILVELLKDSRSLLLPTTDQAIHEALLSLRCAPLLTGFRGGPAVDMPTLVRAIRAVADYACENAERLLELDVNPLLVNAEGAVAVDALIRLA, from the coding sequence ATGTCGATCAGAGACAACCTCAAGCGTCTGCTCGCGCCGCGTCATCTGGCGTTCGTCGGCGGGCGCAGCATGGCGCGGGCGCTCAAGCGCTGCGCCGACGGCGGTTTCCAAGGCCAGATGTGGCTGGTCAATCCGCAACATGCGAGCCTTGAAGGCGTTCCGTGCGTGGCGTCGATTGACGATTTGCCCTGTGGCCCGGACGGCGTTTTCATCGCCACCAACCGCGAGCTGACACTGAACTGCGTCGCCGAACTGGCCGCCAAAGGCGCGGGCGGTGCGATCTGTTATGCCTCCGGCTTCGCGGAAACCGGCGAGCAGGGGCTGGCGTTGCAGGAACAGCTGCTGCACGCCGCCGGCGACATGGCGCTGCTCGGTCCCAACTGTTATGGCTTGCTCGACTACCTGCACGGCGTCGCGTTGTGGCCGGTGGCCCATGGCGGCAAGGTGGTGGAGAAGGGCGTCGCGATCCTGACCCAGAGCGGCAATTTCGCCTACAACCTGTCCATGAGCGATCGCTCGCTGCCGTTGGCCTACATGGCGTCGGTGGGCAATCAGGCGCAACTGGGCGTGGCCGAGTTGATGGACGTGCTGCTCGACGAGCCACGGGTGACCGCTATCGGCTTGCACCTCGAAGGGCTGAAGAACGTGCCCGGTTTTGCCCGCGTCGCGCACAAGGCGCTGGAAAAAGGCATTCCGGTGATCGCGCTGAAAACCGGTGTGTCGCAGATCGGTGCCGAGCTGGCGTTGAGTCACACCAGTTCCCTGGCCGGTTCCGATGCGCTGTACGACAGTCTGTTCGAGCGCCTCGGCGTGATTCGCGTCAGCGGCCCGGTGAGTTTTGTCGAAACCCTGAAGGCCGCGGCTTGCGGCAACTTGCCGGCGGGGCCAAGCCTGATTGCATTGGCCTGCTCCGGTGGCGATGCGGGATTGATCGCCGACTACGCCGAACGCAATCACCTGACCTTGCCGAAACTGGACGACAGCCAGCGTGCGGAACTGGCTCAGGTTCTGCCGAGCTACGCCAATCTGGTCAATCCGCTGGATTTCACCACGGCCATCTGGGGCGACCGCGACGCCCTGGAAAAGATGCTCGAAACGGCCCTAAGCACACCGGCCGATGCGGCGCTGCTGGTGCTCGACTATCCCGCCGAATTCACCGGTGAGCGCAAAGAGTGCGATCTGCTGCTGGAGCTGTATTGCGACCTGCTGGAGCGTCACGGCAAGACCGGTTTTGTGAGCTCGGCGTTCCCCGAACTGCTCCCGGCCACAGCCCGTGAACGCCTGCATGCCCGGGGCGTGGCGGCGCTGCAAGGGATCGAGGATGGCCTGGCGGCCTGGTCACGCATCGCCCATTACCGCGCGCGCCGGGAAGCGTTGTTGGCCGACGGTGAATCGGCGCTGGCCCCGATCTGTCCGGCTGTCTCGGTGGCATCGGGGCGATTGCTCGATGAATGGCAATCGAAACAGGCCTTGCGCGCGTTCGGCCTGCCGTTGCCCGAAGCTCGCCTGTGCCGTCCCGAACAGGCGCTGGACGAGGCACGCAGCCTCGGTTATCCGCTGGTGCTCAAGGTCGTGAGTGCCGACCTGCCGCACAAAACCGAAGCCGGTGGCGTCGCCCTCAACCTGAAAGACGAGGCAGGGTTGAACGCCGCGCTCGACAGCATGCGCAGCAACCTGGCGCGGCATGCGCCGGGGCTGGCGTTCGATCAGGTCCTGCTCGAACGCATGGCGTCGCCGCCCCTGGCTGAACTGATCGTGGGGATCAAACGGGAAACCGGCTTCGGTCTGGCGCTGGTGATCGGCGCCGGCGGGATTCTGGTCGAGCTGCTCAAGGACAGTCGCAGCCTGTTGTTGCCGACCACCGATCAGGCCATTCACGAGGCGCTGCTGAGCCTGCGCTGTGCGCCCTTGCTCACCGGTTTTCGCGGCGGTCCGGCGGTGGATATGCCGACGTTGGTCCGGGCGATTCGGGCGGTGGCGGATTACGCCTGCGAGAACGCCGAGCGACTGCTGGAGCTGGACGTGAACCCTTTGCTGGTCAATGCCGAAGGCGCGGTGGCGGTGGATGCACTGATCCGCCTGGCCTGA
- a CDS encoding enoyl-CoA hydratase/isomerase family protein yields MTSQPSLLSRVENGIAWITLNRTEQRNALDIPTLKALIDLLDGHEADPAIRVLVLTGNGKGFCAGADVAEWADAERRGILETYGWTETAHQLMNRLHGFSKPTIAAINGIAVGAGMDLTLCCDFRLAAQSARFKAGYTSMAYSPDAGASWHLPRLIGLEQSKRLLFLDEIWSADRALATGLVSEVCADEALITQTTELATRLASGPTFAFAQTKVLLRDGARRSLAEQLAAEQAAGLLCGRSQDGTEALRAAVEKRTPHFIGQ; encoded by the coding sequence ATGACTTCGCAACCGTCACTGCTCAGCCGGGTTGAAAACGGCATCGCCTGGATCACCCTCAACCGCACCGAGCAACGCAACGCGCTGGACATTCCCACCCTCAAGGCCTTGATCGATCTGCTCGACGGCCATGAAGCCGACCCGGCGATACGGGTGCTGGTGCTGACCGGCAACGGCAAAGGTTTCTGCGCGGGCGCGGACGTGGCCGAATGGGCCGACGCCGAGCGCCGCGGCATTCTTGAAACCTACGGCTGGACCGAAACCGCCCACCAGTTGATGAATCGCCTGCACGGTTTCAGCAAACCCACCATTGCTGCCATCAACGGCATTGCTGTAGGCGCCGGGATGGACCTGACGTTGTGCTGCGACTTCCGACTCGCCGCGCAATCGGCACGGTTCAAGGCCGGTTACACCAGCATGGCTTACTCGCCGGACGCCGGCGCCAGTTGGCACCTGCCACGGTTGATCGGCCTCGAGCAGAGCAAACGCCTGCTGTTCCTCGACGAAATCTGGAGTGCCGACCGCGCGTTGGCCACCGGCTTGGTGAGCGAAGTGTGCGCCGATGAAGCGTTGATCACGCAAACCACCGAGCTGGCGACGCGGCTGGCCAGCGGCCCGACATTCGCCTTCGCCCAGACCAAGGTGCTGCTGCGCGACGGCGCCCGGCGCAGCCTGGCCGAGCAACTCGCGGCCGAACAGGCAGCGGGCTTGCTGTGTGGTCGCAGCCAGGACGGCACTGAAGCCCTCAGGGCCGCCGTGGAAAAACGCACGCCTCATTTCATCGGCCAGTAA